The following proteins are encoded in a genomic region of Oncorhynchus keta strain PuntledgeMale-10-30-2019 chromosome 6, Oket_V2, whole genome shotgun sequence:
- the si:ch211-202f5.3 gene encoding uncharacterized protein si:ch211-202f5.3, translating into MNLSLGSSYGEVTIPRAKLRSAEDSTIIINPMALESTYSNRNSSLNPYGAFKPNEESQAPSDVTKGGDGDASNPSRYNGQSSYTVQEDKEEEVGRSRACCLRCRRK; encoded by the coding sequence ATGAATCTGTCTCTGGGCAGCTCTTATGGAGAAGTGACCATCCCTCGGGCCAAGCTACGTTCTGCAGAGGACAGCACGATCATCATCAACCCCATGGCCCTGGAAAGTACCTACAGCAACCGCAACTCTTCCCTCAACCCGTACGGTGCCTTCAAACCCAATGAGGAGTCGCAAGCCCCCTCAGACGTTACCAAAGGTGGGGATGGTGACGCCTCAAACCCCTCGCGCTACAACGGCCAGTCCTCCTACACAGTGCAGGAAGACAAGGAAGAGGAGGTGGGTCGCTCTCGGGCCTGCTGCCTGCGCTGCCGAAGGAAGTGA
- the pisd gene encoding phosphatidylserine decarboxylase proenzyme, mitochondrial isoform X6 has product MWLAGIFKIYFAIAETKVLRLQFPQLALRRRLGQLSCMSRPVLRLRSWPLSFLYYFLTFGALKPLAKVGWRPTSRVALYKTIPTRLLSRAWGRLNQVELPTWLRKPVYSLYIWTFGVNMQEAAVEDLIQYRNLGEFFRRKLKPAVRPVCNSHCVISPADGKILHFGRVRNCEVEQVKGVTYSLETFLGPHTWAEAINCTIKPSNEEDPSSFQDLLVTKEGNELFHCVVYLAPGDYHCFHSPTDWRVAHRRHFPGSLMSVNPGVARWIKELFCHNERVVLSGEWTHGFFSLTAVGATNVGSIRIYFDKELRTNSPRYSKGSYNDFSYLSNNNQEGVSMRKGEHLGEFNLGSTIVLLFEAPHDFTFNLKAGQKIRYGEPLGTM; this is encoded by the exons GTTGCAGTTCCCTCAGTTGGCCTTGCGGCGTCGTCTTGGCCAGTTGAGCTGCATGTCCCGGCCCGTCTTGCGGCTGCGCTCATGGCCGCTCAGCTTCCTCTACTACTTCCTGACCTTCGGTGCACTCAAGCCCCTGGCCAAGGTCGGCTGGAGACCAACAAGCAGG GTTGCTCTGTACAAGACCATCCCAACACGGCTGCTGTCTCGGGCCTGGGGTCGCCTGAACCAGGTGGAACTACCCACCTGGCTGAGAAAGCCAGTCTACAGTCTGTATATCTGGACGTTTGGCGTCAACATGCAGGAGGCGGCTGTGGAAGACCTAATTCAGTACAGGAACCTGGGAGAGTTCTTTAGACGGAAACTCAAACCGGCTGTCCGGCCCGTGTGCAACTCGCACTgcgtg ATCAGCCCAGCAGATGGGAAGATCCTGCACTTTGGGCGTGTGCGGAACTGTGAGGTGGAGCAAGTCAAAGGTGTCACCTACTCTTTGGAGACCTTCCTGGGACCCCACACCTGGGCTGAGGCCATCAACTGCACCATCAAGCCATCAA ATGAAGAGGACCCCAGCTCATTCCAGGACCTGCTGGTGACTAAAGAGGGGAATGAGCTGTTCCACTGTGTGGTGTACCTGGCTCCAGGAGACTACCACTGCTTCCACTCCCCCACGGACTGGAGGGTGGCCCACAGAAGACACTTCCCTG GCTCTCTGATGTCAGTGAACCCTGGCGTGGCTCGCTGGATCAAAGAACTGTTCTGCCATAACGAGAGAGTGGTGCTGAGCGGAGAGTGGACACACGGCTTCTTCTCCCTCACCGCTGTAGGAGCCACCAATGTGGGCTCCATACGCATCTACTTTGACAAG GAGCTTCGGACCAACAGCCCGCGCTACAGCAAAGGCTCATACAACGACTTCAGCTACTTGTCTAACAACAACCAGGAGGGCGTGAGCATGAGGAAAGGGGAGCACCTGGGAGAGTTCAACCTGGGCTCCACCATCGTCCTGCTCTTCGAGGCTCCGCACGACTTCACCTTCAACCTGAAGGCCGGCCAGAAGATCCGCTACGGAGAACCCCTGGGGACTATGTGA
- the pisd gene encoding phosphatidylserine decarboxylase proenzyme, mitochondrial isoform X8, translated as MSRPVLRLRSWPLSFLYYFLTFGALKPLAKVGWRPTSRVALYKTIPTRLLSRAWGRLNQVELPTWLRKPVYSLYIWTFGVNMQEAAVEDLIQYRNLGEFFRRKLKPAVRPVCNSHCVISPADGKILHFGRVRNCEVEQVKGVTYSLETFLGPHTWAEAINCTIKPSNEEDPSSFQDLLVTKEGNELFHCVVYLAPGDYHCFHSPTDWRVAHRRHFPGSLMSVNPGVARWIKELFCHNERVVLSGEWTHGFFSLTAVGATNVGSIRIYFDKELRTNSPRYSKGSYNDFSYLSNNNQEGVSMRKGEHLGEFNLGSTIVLLFEAPHDFTFNLKAGQKIRYGEPLGTM; from the exons ATGTCCCGGCCCGTCTTGCGGCTGCGCTCATGGCCGCTCAGCTTCCTCTACTACTTCCTGACCTTCGGTGCACTCAAGCCCCTGGCCAAGGTCGGCTGGAGACCAACAAGCAGG GTTGCTCTGTACAAGACCATCCCAACACGGCTGCTGTCTCGGGCCTGGGGTCGCCTGAACCAGGTGGAACTACCCACCTGGCTGAGAAAGCCAGTCTACAGTCTGTATATCTGGACGTTTGGCGTCAACATGCAGGAGGCGGCTGTGGAAGACCTAATTCAGTACAGGAACCTGGGAGAGTTCTTTAGACGGAAACTCAAACCGGCTGTCCGGCCCGTGTGCAACTCGCACTgcgtg ATCAGCCCAGCAGATGGGAAGATCCTGCACTTTGGGCGTGTGCGGAACTGTGAGGTGGAGCAAGTCAAAGGTGTCACCTACTCTTTGGAGACCTTCCTGGGACCCCACACCTGGGCTGAGGCCATCAACTGCACCATCAAGCCATCAA ATGAAGAGGACCCCAGCTCATTCCAGGACCTGCTGGTGACTAAAGAGGGGAATGAGCTGTTCCACTGTGTGGTGTACCTGGCTCCAGGAGACTACCACTGCTTCCACTCCCCCACGGACTGGAGGGTGGCCCACAGAAGACACTTCCCTG GCTCTCTGATGTCAGTGAACCCTGGCGTGGCTCGCTGGATCAAAGAACTGTTCTGCCATAACGAGAGAGTGGTGCTGAGCGGAGAGTGGACACACGGCTTCTTCTCCCTCACCGCTGTAGGAGCCACCAATGTGGGCTCCATACGCATCTACTTTGACAAG GAGCTTCGGACCAACAGCCCGCGCTACAGCAAAGGCTCATACAACGACTTCAGCTACTTGTCTAACAACAACCAGGAGGGCGTGAGCATGAGGAAAGGGGAGCACCTGGGAGAGTTCAACCTGGGCTCCACCATCGTCCTGCTCTTCGAGGCTCCGCACGACTTCACCTTCAACCTGAAGGCCGGCCAGAAGATCCGCTACGGAGAACCCCTGGGGACTATGTGA
- the pisd gene encoding phosphatidylserine decarboxylase proenzyme, mitochondrial isoform X7: protein MCQNRSLQRAAAQSSGKWLQFPQLALRRRLGQLSCMSRPVLRLRSWPLSFLYYFLTFGALKPLAKVGWRPTSRVALYKTIPTRLLSRAWGRLNQVELPTWLRKPVYSLYIWTFGVNMQEAAVEDLIQYRNLGEFFRRKLKPAVRPVCNSHCVISPADGKILHFGRVRNCEVEQVKGVTYSLETFLGPHTWAEAINCTIKPSNEEDPSSFQDLLVTKEGNELFHCVVYLAPGDYHCFHSPTDWRVAHRRHFPGSLMSVNPGVARWIKELFCHNERVVLSGEWTHGFFSLTAVGATNVGSIRIYFDKELRTNSPRYSKGSYNDFSYLSNNNQEGVSMRKGEHLGEFNLGSTIVLLFEAPHDFTFNLKAGQKIRYGEPLGTM, encoded by the exons GTTGCAGTTCCCTCAGTTGGCCTTGCGGCGTCGTCTTGGCCAGTTGAGCTGCATGTCCCGGCCCGTCTTGCGGCTGCGCTCATGGCCGCTCAGCTTCCTCTACTACTTCCTGACCTTCGGTGCACTCAAGCCCCTGGCCAAGGTCGGCTGGAGACCAACAAGCAGG GTTGCTCTGTACAAGACCATCCCAACACGGCTGCTGTCTCGGGCCTGGGGTCGCCTGAACCAGGTGGAACTACCCACCTGGCTGAGAAAGCCAGTCTACAGTCTGTATATCTGGACGTTTGGCGTCAACATGCAGGAGGCGGCTGTGGAAGACCTAATTCAGTACAGGAACCTGGGAGAGTTCTTTAGACGGAAACTCAAACCGGCTGTCCGGCCCGTGTGCAACTCGCACTgcgtg ATCAGCCCAGCAGATGGGAAGATCCTGCACTTTGGGCGTGTGCGGAACTGTGAGGTGGAGCAAGTCAAAGGTGTCACCTACTCTTTGGAGACCTTCCTGGGACCCCACACCTGGGCTGAGGCCATCAACTGCACCATCAAGCCATCAA ATGAAGAGGACCCCAGCTCATTCCAGGACCTGCTGGTGACTAAAGAGGGGAATGAGCTGTTCCACTGTGTGGTGTACCTGGCTCCAGGAGACTACCACTGCTTCCACTCCCCCACGGACTGGAGGGTGGCCCACAGAAGACACTTCCCTG GCTCTCTGATGTCAGTGAACCCTGGCGTGGCTCGCTGGATCAAAGAACTGTTCTGCCATAACGAGAGAGTGGTGCTGAGCGGAGAGTGGACACACGGCTTCTTCTCCCTCACCGCTGTAGGAGCCACCAATGTGGGCTCCATACGCATCTACTTTGACAAG GAGCTTCGGACCAACAGCCCGCGCTACAGCAAAGGCTCATACAACGACTTCAGCTACTTGTCTAACAACAACCAGGAGGGCGTGAGCATGAGGAAAGGGGAGCACCTGGGAGAGTTCAACCTGGGCTCCACCATCGTCCTGCTCTTCGAGGCTCCGCACGACTTCACCTTCAACCTGAAGGCCGGCCAGAAGATCCGCTACGGAGAACCCCTGGGGACTATGTGA